In Anguilla rostrata isolate EN2019 chromosome 1, ASM1855537v3, whole genome shotgun sequence, a genomic segment contains:
- the mlh1 gene encoding DNA mismatch repair protein Mlh1 isoform X2 encodes MIENCLDAKATSIQVTVKEGGLKLIQIQDNGTGIRKDDMEIVCERFTTSKLQKFEDLSAISTYGFRGEALASISHVAHVTLTTKTADGKCAYRASYCDGKLKAPPKPCAGNQGTQITVEDLFYNVSTRRKALKSPSEEYSRIVEVVSRYAIHNSGKSFAVKKQGETTADVRTLSGASTVDNIRAVFGNAVSRELIEVGCEDHKLAFKLKGFISNANYSVKKCIILLFINHRLVESSALKKAIETVYAAYLPKNTHPFLYISLEIAPQNIDVNVHPTKHEVHFLHEDSIIESIQKHIESKLLGSNSSRTYFTQTLLPGLSVSSADPKPSSSGSEPSDRIYAHQMVRTDCRAQKLDAFLQPTNRPALAPQSQPTFADQAKDPEDPAENGEQPEDAEMLGVLEEGGPSEPEEMQVERPGPAEMSSRKRPRVGQEGEEQELTAASIPRKRKIKLSSVKELRSEITERAHAGLGEMLQNHSFVGCVNPQWSLIQHQTKLHLLDITKLSQELFYQILMFDFGNFGVLRLSTPAPLYDLAMLALEMPESGWSEEDGPKEGLANYIVDFLKKKAEMLEDYFSMEIDQDGNLTGLPLLLDNYVPPMEGLPMFILRLATEVNWDGEKECFQDFSQECSEFYSIRKRFIVEESPGAQHSVEEPGSSGSSWKWNVEHVLFKAFRTLLSPPKHFTEDGTVLQIANLPDLYKVFERC; translated from the exons ATGATAGAGAACTG TTTGGATGCAAAAGCTACCAGTATTCAGGTCACCGTTAAAGAAGGCGGACTAAAACTAATCCAGATTCAGGACAACGGTACAGGAATCAGG AAAGACGATATGGAAATAGTATGTGAAAGATTTACCACAAGCAAGCTCCAGAAATTTGAAGACTTGAGTGCCATCTCTACCTATGGTTTCAGGGGAGAG GCCCTTGCTAGTATCAGCCATGTAGCTCATGTAACCCTAACAACCAAAACGGCTGATGGAAAATGTGCTTACAg AGCCAGTTACTGTGATGGCAAACTGAAGGCACCTCCAAAACCCTGTGCAGGAAACCAGGGGACCCAGATCACT gTGGAGGATCTGTTTTATAATGTTTCCACTCGGCGAAAAGCTCTGAAGAGCCCCAGTGAGGAATATTCCAGAATTGTGGAAGTGGTGAGCAG gtATGCAATACACAACTCTGGGAAAAGCTTTGCAGTGAAAAAG CAGGGGGAGACAACGGCAGATGTGAGGACCCTATCCGGTGCCTCCACTGTGGATAATATCCGAGCAGTATTCGGGAATGCTGTGAGCAG GGAGCTGATTGAAGTGGGATGTGAGGATCACAAACTTGCTTTCAAATTGAAGGGATTCATCTCCAATGCGAATTACTCCGTCAAGAAGTGCATCATCTTGCTCTTCATCAACC aCCGGTTGGTGGAATCCAGTGCTCTCAAAAAAGCCATAGAAACCGTCTACGCTGCATATCTTCCCAAAAACACGCACCCTTTCCTTTATATCAG CCTAGAAATCGCCCCGCAAAACATTGATGTTAATGTCCATCCCACCAAGCATGAGGTTCACTTCCTACACGAAGACAGCATCATCGAGAGTATCCAGAAACACATCGAGAGTAAACTGCTGGGATCCAATTCCTCTAGAACCTACTTCACGCAG ACTCTGCTCCCAGGCCTGTCCGTCTCCTCTGCTGATCCAAAGCCCAGCAGCTCTGGTTCTGAGCCCTCGGACCGCATCTACGCTCACCAGATGGTCCGGACGGACTGCCGGGCCCAGAAGCTGGATGCCTTCCTGCAGCCCACCAACAGGCCGGCCCTGGCTCCACAGTCTCAGCCGACGTTCGCCGACCAGGCCAAGGATCCAGAGGATCCAGCCGAAAACGGCGAGCAGCCGGAGGATGCAGAAATGCTGGGTGTGCTGGAGGAAGGTGGGCCCAGCGAACCAGAGGAGATGCAGGTAGAGAGGCCTGGACCTGCTGAAATGAGCTCCAG GAAGCGACCTCGCGTGGGCCAGGAGGGTGAGGAGCAGGAGCTCACCGCAGCCTCCATCCCGAGGAAGCGCAAGATCAAGCTCAGCAgcgtgaaggagctgcggagCGAGATCACGGAGCGAGCGCACGCAG GCCTGGGGGAAATGCTGCAGAATCACTCATTTGTGGGCTGCGTGAACCCTCAGTGGTCCCTCATCCAACACCAGACTAAACTCCACCTGCTTGACATCACCAAGCTCAG CCAGGAGTTGTTCTACCAGATTTTGATGTTTGACTTTGGAAACTTTGGTGTGTTAAGATTATCG ACGCCAGCTCCTCTCTATGACCTGGCAATGCTGGCCTTGGAGATGCCTGAGAGCGGTTGGTCGGAGGAGGATGGGCCCAAGGAGGGCTTAGCCAATTACATTGTGGACTTCCTGAAGAAGAAGGCCGAGATGCTGGAGGACTATTTCTCTATGGAGATTGACCAG GATGGAAATCTGACAGGCTTGCCTCTGCTGCTGGATAACTACGTCCCCCCTATGGAGGGACTTCCCATGTTCATCCTGAGATTGGCCACAGAG GTGAACTGGGATGGTGAGAAGGAGTGCTTCCAGGACTTCAGCCAGGAGTGCAGTGAGTTCTACTCCATCAGGAAGAGGTTCATTGTGGAGGAATCACCTGGGGCTCAGCACAGT GTGGAGGAGCCAGGCTCTAGTGGCTCCTCTTGGAAATGGAACGTGGAGCATGTCCTCTTCAAAGCCTTCAGGACACTGCTCAGCCCTCCCAAGCACTTCACTGAGGATGGCACTGTCCTTCAGATCGCCAATTTACCTGACCTTTACAAAGTGTTTGAGAGGTGCTGA
- the mlh1 gene encoding DNA mismatch repair protein Mlh1 isoform X1: MAGTIRRLDETVVNRIAAGEVIQRPANAIKEMIENCLDAKATSIQVTVKEGGLKLIQIQDNGTGIRKDDMEIVCERFTTSKLQKFEDLSAISTYGFRGEALASISHVAHVTLTTKTADGKCAYRASYCDGKLKAPPKPCAGNQGTQITVEDLFYNVSTRRKALKSPSEEYSRIVEVVSRYAIHNSGKSFAVKKQGETTADVRTLSGASTVDNIRAVFGNAVSRELIEVGCEDHKLAFKLKGFISNANYSVKKCIILLFINHRLVESSALKKAIETVYAAYLPKNTHPFLYISLEIAPQNIDVNVHPTKHEVHFLHEDSIIESIQKHIESKLLGSNSSRTYFTQTLLPGLSVSSADPKPSSSGSEPSDRIYAHQMVRTDCRAQKLDAFLQPTNRPALAPQSQPTFADQAKDPEDPAENGEQPEDAEMLGVLEEGGPSEPEEMQVERPGPAEMSSRKRPRVGQEGEEQELTAASIPRKRKIKLSSVKELRSEITERAHAGLGEMLQNHSFVGCVNPQWSLIQHQTKLHLLDITKLSQELFYQILMFDFGNFGVLRLSTPAPLYDLAMLALEMPESGWSEEDGPKEGLANYIVDFLKKKAEMLEDYFSMEIDQDGNLTGLPLLLDNYVPPMEGLPMFILRLATEVNWDGEKECFQDFSQECSEFYSIRKRFIVEESPGAQHSVEEPGSSGSSWKWNVEHVLFKAFRTLLSPPKHFTEDGTVLQIANLPDLYKVFERC; encoded by the exons atggctGGGACAATCCGAAGATTGGACGAGACAGTAGTAAATCGCATTGCTGCTGGAGAAGTAATTCAACGGCCTGCGAACGCAATAAAGGAAATGATAGAGAACTG TTTGGATGCAAAAGCTACCAGTATTCAGGTCACCGTTAAAGAAGGCGGACTAAAACTAATCCAGATTCAGGACAACGGTACAGGAATCAGG AAAGACGATATGGAAATAGTATGTGAAAGATTTACCACAAGCAAGCTCCAGAAATTTGAAGACTTGAGTGCCATCTCTACCTATGGTTTCAGGGGAGAG GCCCTTGCTAGTATCAGCCATGTAGCTCATGTAACCCTAACAACCAAAACGGCTGATGGAAAATGTGCTTACAg AGCCAGTTACTGTGATGGCAAACTGAAGGCACCTCCAAAACCCTGTGCAGGAAACCAGGGGACCCAGATCACT gTGGAGGATCTGTTTTATAATGTTTCCACTCGGCGAAAAGCTCTGAAGAGCCCCAGTGAGGAATATTCCAGAATTGTGGAAGTGGTGAGCAG gtATGCAATACACAACTCTGGGAAAAGCTTTGCAGTGAAAAAG CAGGGGGAGACAACGGCAGATGTGAGGACCCTATCCGGTGCCTCCACTGTGGATAATATCCGAGCAGTATTCGGGAATGCTGTGAGCAG GGAGCTGATTGAAGTGGGATGTGAGGATCACAAACTTGCTTTCAAATTGAAGGGATTCATCTCCAATGCGAATTACTCCGTCAAGAAGTGCATCATCTTGCTCTTCATCAACC aCCGGTTGGTGGAATCCAGTGCTCTCAAAAAAGCCATAGAAACCGTCTACGCTGCATATCTTCCCAAAAACACGCACCCTTTCCTTTATATCAG CCTAGAAATCGCCCCGCAAAACATTGATGTTAATGTCCATCCCACCAAGCATGAGGTTCACTTCCTACACGAAGACAGCATCATCGAGAGTATCCAGAAACACATCGAGAGTAAACTGCTGGGATCCAATTCCTCTAGAACCTACTTCACGCAG ACTCTGCTCCCAGGCCTGTCCGTCTCCTCTGCTGATCCAAAGCCCAGCAGCTCTGGTTCTGAGCCCTCGGACCGCATCTACGCTCACCAGATGGTCCGGACGGACTGCCGGGCCCAGAAGCTGGATGCCTTCCTGCAGCCCACCAACAGGCCGGCCCTGGCTCCACAGTCTCAGCCGACGTTCGCCGACCAGGCCAAGGATCCAGAGGATCCAGCCGAAAACGGCGAGCAGCCGGAGGATGCAGAAATGCTGGGTGTGCTGGAGGAAGGTGGGCCCAGCGAACCAGAGGAGATGCAGGTAGAGAGGCCTGGACCTGCTGAAATGAGCTCCAG GAAGCGACCTCGCGTGGGCCAGGAGGGTGAGGAGCAGGAGCTCACCGCAGCCTCCATCCCGAGGAAGCGCAAGATCAAGCTCAGCAgcgtgaaggagctgcggagCGAGATCACGGAGCGAGCGCACGCAG GCCTGGGGGAAATGCTGCAGAATCACTCATTTGTGGGCTGCGTGAACCCTCAGTGGTCCCTCATCCAACACCAGACTAAACTCCACCTGCTTGACATCACCAAGCTCAG CCAGGAGTTGTTCTACCAGATTTTGATGTTTGACTTTGGAAACTTTGGTGTGTTAAGATTATCG ACGCCAGCTCCTCTCTATGACCTGGCAATGCTGGCCTTGGAGATGCCTGAGAGCGGTTGGTCGGAGGAGGATGGGCCCAAGGAGGGCTTAGCCAATTACATTGTGGACTTCCTGAAGAAGAAGGCCGAGATGCTGGAGGACTATTTCTCTATGGAGATTGACCAG GATGGAAATCTGACAGGCTTGCCTCTGCTGCTGGATAACTACGTCCCCCCTATGGAGGGACTTCCCATGTTCATCCTGAGATTGGCCACAGAG GTGAACTGGGATGGTGAGAAGGAGTGCTTCCAGGACTTCAGCCAGGAGTGCAGTGAGTTCTACTCCATCAGGAAGAGGTTCATTGTGGAGGAATCACCTGGGGCTCAGCACAGT GTGGAGGAGCCAGGCTCTAGTGGCTCCTCTTGGAAATGGAACGTGGAGCATGTCCTCTTCAAAGCCTTCAGGACACTGCTCAGCCCTCCCAAGCACTTCACTGAGGATGGCACTGTCCTTCAGATCGCCAATTTACCTGACCTTTACAAAGTGTTTGAGAGGTGCTGA